One genomic segment of Primulina tabacum isolate GXHZ01 chromosome 9, ASM2559414v2, whole genome shotgun sequence includes these proteins:
- the LOC142556701 gene encoding CASP-like protein 1C1 translates to MGLDYKGRIPMFVLRLVALASTLTATLIMVTSHDSAEFFSIKFEADYKKSPAFNYFVIMNAIASGYTFILSFLPAKTSYGHFVLVLDLVMTLLLVSSISACLAIGQVGKNGNSNAGWLPICGQVPKFCDHVTAALIAGFVASTIYLIIVIYSLHNLINLLTLKS, encoded by the exons ATGGGTTTAGATTATAAAGGCAGAATCCCCATGTTTGTGCTGAGGCTGGTGGCCTTGGCTTCCACACTTACTGCAACATTGATCATGGTCACAAGCCATGACTCGGCTGAATTTTTTAGCATCAAATTCGAAGCCGATTACAAGAAATCACCGGCTTTCAA ctattttgtaataatgaatGCAATAGCAAGTGGCTACACCTTTATACTATCCTTTCTCCCTGCCAAGACTTCTTACGGCCACTTTGTCTTGGTTCTTGATTTG GTTATGACACTATTGCTGGTTTCTAGCATATCGGCATGTTTGGCTATAGGCCAAGTGGGGAAGAATGGAAATAGCAATGCTGGTTGGCTACCAATTTGCGGCCAAGTTCCTAAATTTTGTGACCATGTTACGGCTGCTCTTATCGCTGGCTTTGTGGCCTCAACTATTTATCTTATCATAGTTATTTACTCTCTTCATAATCTCATTAATTTACTCACTCTCAAGTCTTAG
- the LOC142556703 gene encoding uncharacterized protein LOC142556703, which yields MSAEKGISKRVLESNNLKRKRVIVDDDFDAAISSDIKGILSALQHIKEKAQKDGQKKIEETISSVSSEIKSSLDELKSKLEKERQNFAKTLYKNSKECENLLKNETAKFQETFEKFCKEKAMHLQALKNVISKYEEEKERLFIRYEQLRKKEKNMLNEHEKSSAARICQLEESLKKKKQDDKTFSMLRKTLGSFLGNTSDEDFPPDD from the exons ATGTCAGCAGAAAAAGGGATCTCCAAACGAGTGTTGGAGTCGAATAATCTGAAACGAAAGCGAGTCATAGTCGACGATGATTTTGATGCCGCTATCTCCAG tgatatcaaaggaattttgaGTGCTCTTCAGCATATCAAGGAGAAGGCGCAAAAGGATGGTCAGAAGAAGATTGAGGAGACGATTTCGAG CGTGTCCTCTGAGATCAAGTCAAGTTTGGATGAATTGAAATCAAAGCTTGAGAAAGAAAG GCAAAACTTTGCAAAGACACTCTACAAGAACTCAAAAGAG TGTGAGAATCTACTGAAGAACGAGACAGCCAAGTTTCAAGAAACTTTTGAGAAGTTCTGCAAGGAGAAAGCTATGCATCTGCAGGCCTTGAAAA ATGTGATCTCAAAGTATGAAGAAGAGAAGGAACGATTATTCATACGATATGAACAACTAA GAAAGAAGGAGAAGAATATGTTAAATGAACATGAGAAATCAAGCGCTGCAAGAATATGCCAACTGGAGGAGtcattgaagaagaagaagcag GATGATAAAACATTCAGCATGCTAAGGAAGACTCTGGGCTCTTTTCTGGGTAATACTTCAGACGAGGACTTCCCTCCTGATGACTGA